Part of the Elusimicrobiota bacterium genome is shown below.
AGAGGTCGGCGTCGGCCGCGCCGCGCAGGACCGGGGACATTTTCTGGTAAAGCTCCCAGGCTTTGTGGGCGCGCCCCAGGGCGCATTCCATTTGGAGGGCCCAGACGGCGGCGTGGAAGTAGATGCCGCCGTTTTCCCGCGTCGTCGGAGAATAGCGGGTCAAATACCCCACTTTTTCATCCGGCACCGTGTAGGCCGGCGTCAGAAGCAACGGGCCGTGGGGGCCGTAGAGATATTTTTCCAGGGATTTCAGAACGGTTTTTTTGCGGGCCTCCGAATCCACCGTCCCGCTCAACACCGCCCAGGTTTGGCAGTTCAGGAAAATGCGCCCCTCTTTGTTTTTCTTGGACCCCAGGGGCGACCCGTCGTCGGTCGTCGCGCCCAAATACCATTCGCCGTCCCAGCCGTGCTTGTTGACGGCGGTTTTGAGTTTCTCGGCGCTTTTGCGGTAGCGGGCGGCGCGCGACTTTTCCTTGGCCGGCAACACCTTGAGGGCCACGGCCCGGTCGGTGGCATCGGCCCAGTCCCGAAGAATCCCGTAAAGGAAATGCGCCATCCAAACGCTTTCGCCCTTCCCGCCCGCCCCGGCGGCGGACAAGCCGTCGTTCCAGTCGGCCTCGCCCAGGAGCGGCAATCCCCGGGGCGACAGCCGGGTCAGGGCTTTCTCAATGGCGCGAACCGCGTGGTCGTGCAGGGTGCCCGTCTCGGTGGTTTTGGTTCCGGGCTTGGCCGCGAAGGGCGCTTTTTCCGCCAGGACCGACCACTGGCCGGTTTCCTTCAAATAGTTCATCAAGACGAAGGGAAGCCAAAGGAGATCGTCGGAGAAACGCGACGGATGCCCTTCTTCCGACAGCGGGTGCCACCAGTGGTACACGGTGCCGTCGCCGAACTGATGAGCCGCGTGCAAATGAATTTGTTTTCGCGTTCCCTCGGGGTCCAGGGGCAGGAACACCTGGCTGTCCTGGAGCTGATCGCGGAAACCGTAGGCGCCGCCCATCTGGTAATAGGCCGTGCGGCCCCAGAGGCGGCCCGAGAGGGCCTGGTATTTGAGCCAGGTGTTCGTCAACAAATCGAACCCCTTGTCGGGGGTTTCCACCGGGAAAGCGCCGATGTATTTGTCCCAGAACATTTCCGTCCGTCCCCAGGCGTTGTCCACTTCGGAGAAATCCATGTAGCGCCGGGCCTTGACCAGGGCTTGGGACTGGGAGTCCGCCGCGCCCACGGTGAACAGGACGCTGCGCTCTTCCCCGGCCTTGAGTTCGACGGGCACGCAGAGGCTGGCGATGCCGTCGTCCCATTTGTGGGTGGTGGGGCCCGTGTAGCGCCCTTCACGGAGGGCGGCCGGGGCCTGGAGCGTGCCGTAATTGCCCAAAAAGGCCTGCTTGTCGCCCGAGGCGTCCCGGGTCGGCAAATTGACGGCGTGCCAGGCCACGTGGTCCCAGGTTCGGTTCCACAACTGGCCCTTGGAATTCTTGAGCGGCGACATCCGCTTTTTGGCGAGAACGATTTTCTTGTCGTCTTGAAAGGCGGTCTCGATGAACGTCCGGTGAAACTCCCGGTGCCAGTCCGGCGACTCGCCCAAATTCCATTCCAAATAGGTCCAGAGGCTCAGGGAGCGGGGCGTTTTGGAGGTGTTCTTGATCCGCAGGCGCCAGACTTCCAGGGGCTCTCCTTCGGGGACGAACACCAGCCACTGGGCTTGAATCCCCTCGTTTTGGGAGGTGATGATCGTGTAGCCCACGCCGTGAATGACTTCGTAGCTCTCGGGTTTCGCCTGGACCGGCTGCCAGCCCACGGACCAGAACTTGCCCGACTTGTCGTCCCGCATGTAAATGGTGCGGCCCATGACGTCTTGAATCAAATCCTGGTTCCAACGGGTGATGCGGTTCAAGGTGGCGTGGTTCAGCCAGCTGTAGCCGCTTCCCGTCTGGGACATGGCGACGCCGTAGGTCCCCGAGGACATGATGTTGACCCAGGGCCGGGGCGTGTCCGGCCGGCTGATGATGAAACTCGCGCCGTCCTCGGCGAATTGGCCGTAGGGGGTGCGGTAAGGAAAGGTTGGGTTGGGCATGGGTTGTCTCCTTAAAATCGTTTCCGGCGCCCGGCGGGCGTCACTACCACGTCAGTTGAATTTCCGTTTCAGCGCCTTCGGCTTCAAAATCGAGTCGGGCCTCGCCCGCGCTCCAGGCGGCCGTCGATTTGCCGCCCGCCACCGACACGCGGGGCTTGGCCGGCAAAGCGATCCGGGCCTGGTATTTGGCCCCGGGCAGGGTGGCGAACACCAGCTTCGCCTTGCGCCCCCGCACCACGGCGTCCAGGACCTCGGCTGTAGCGTACACAAGACGGACGTTTCGGTCCAGCGGAATATTAAGAGGCAAAACGGCCCCCGAAAGCGGCGCCAAGGGGAGGGTGCCGGTGGCCGGCAACCGCCACCGCCCGTTCCCCCCGGGCCGGGGCAGGGACACCGCGGCTTTCCGCTCGGTGAAATGGTAATTGAACACAAAAAGAAAACCGTATTCGCCGTTGCACCGAAGCACGGCCTGAATGTCCCAGGGCTCGCAAACCACCTGGGGCGTCAACCCGAGGCCCTTGGCCCAATCCCGCACCCAGTCCCGAAAGTGATCGAACACGTGGGGCAGGCCGAACCCGACCACCAACGCTTCGCCCCGACCCACGCGGGTGTGGACGGCCCCCGCGCCCGAAGGCAGTTCCGCCCGGGTTCGCGCCTTGGCCTCGGTGGCGTAGGTTTGAATGGGTCCCTGCACCCATTGGTCGGCCCCGTCTTCCTTGAACAAATTGCCCTTTTGCTCCCCCGTCACCGAGAGGCCCAGGGCGTCCGCCAGAGTGGTGTCGGCTTCGCCCCGCAAGTCTTTCACGGGCAGTCGGGGGCCCAAAATTAATTTTCCCCCTTCGCGGACATAGGCCGCCAACTTGGCCTGGGTGTCGTGGTCCATGAAATCCAAGGAATAAACCCAAAGGCTCCCGTGCTTCCGCAGAACGTCCAGGGAGGATCGCTGAACGTCCGTGTAGTCGTAGCTGAAGCCCGCCAGTTGCACCAGCCGGGCCACGCCGTCGTACCACAGATTTGTCCGTTGACCTTCGATTCCGTCCACCCAGGGGCCGGCCCAATACTCCGTGCCGTAATAGGGCAGATAAAAACCGAAAGTGGTGTCCACGGCCTTCTTGGTCTGGGCCAGGAAGGGCCCGGCCCACTTTAAGAAACGGCCGAAATCCTTTAATGGTTCGAGGTGGGGGCGCGTTTCCCCCTTGGGGCCGATGGGCGCCTGCCAGTCGTGGTAGGTGCCGAAGGCGCCGTAGCCCGGGGGGTTCACGCCGCCCGCGAACATGTAGGCGTTCAACCCGGAAAGGCCCTGC
Proteins encoded:
- a CDS encoding glycosyl transferase family 36; this encodes MPNPTFPYRTPYGQFAEDGASFIISRPDTPRPWVNIMSSGTYGVAMSQTGSGYSWLNHATLNRITRWNQDLIQDVMGRTIYMRDDKSGKFWSVGWQPVQAKPESYEVIHGVGYTIITSQNEGIQAQWLVFVPEGEPLEVWRLRIKNTSKTPRSLSLWTYLEWNLGESPDWHREFHRTFIETAFQDDKKIVLAKKRMSPLKNSKGQLWNRTWDHVAWHAVNLPTRDASGDKQAFLGNYGTLQAPAALREGRYTGPTTHKWDDGIASLCVPVELKAGEERSVLFTVGAADSQSQALVKARRYMDFSEVDNAWGRTEMFWDKYIGAFPVETPDKGFDLLTNTWLKYQALSGRLWGRTAYYQMGGAYGFRDQLQDSQVFLPLDPEGTRKQIHLHAAHQFGDGTVYHWWHPLSEEGHPSRFSDDLLWLPFVLMNYLKETGQWSVLAEKAPFAAKPGTKTTETGTLHDHAVRAIEKALTRLSPRGLPLLGEADWNDGLSAAGAGGKGESVWMAHFLYGILRDWADATDRAVALKVLPAKEKSRAARYRKSAEKLKTAVNKHGWDGEWYLGATTDDGSPLGSKKNKEGRIFLNCQTWAVLSGTVDSEARKKTVLKSLEKYLYGPHGPLLLTPAYTVPDEKVGYLTRYSPTTRENGGIYFHAAVWALQMECALGRAHKAWELYQKMSPVLRGAADADLYRCEPYVTPGNVDGPGSPTPGRGGWTWYTGSAAWLYRISTEWILGIRPTWDGLMVRPCLPPPWNEARATRRFRGVNYQISIKRDPSLSAGSQKIVVDGRPLAGDVLPLSSAKTVDVRVSVGPAR
- a CDS encoding beta-galactosidase; the encoded protein is MELTNGYFSLNGRPFFLYSGEVHYFRIPKTQWRARLTALKNAGFNTVSTYIPWSWHEPEEGRIDLTGETHPERDVMTFLDTAKSLGLFVSARVGPVSNAELVNEGIPGWLLSGYPDVFVTGRRNVGNLPHVTILSYLHPVFQEKVARWYDALLPDIVRRQTTKGGNVLAVQLCNEVAMVHWLQKGADHKDHVNRMYRRFIQETHGTIQALNDAYKTAYASFDEVHQPKSEDADADRVVIHLDWSLFYRRYYATYFHLLARRARDLGVDVPLFCNIPQFYDYDIRGRGNWAPMTTSMFRDFPILTPKLIFGGAYQMRHLDFENFHDVALTTEVTRMLGAVAVNGAVEKLNPAAEGRLPALPPFEPLAESPLPVVCAELQTGIMRDRPRLYPQQVALNVKSSVGQGLSGLNAYMFAGGVNPPGYGAFGTYHDWQAPIGPKGETRPHLEPLKDFGRFLKWAGPFLAQTKKAVDTTFGFYLPYYGTEYWAGPWVDGIEGQRTNLWYDGVARLVQLAGFSYDYTDVQRSSLDVLRKHGSLWVYSLDFMDHDTQAKLAAYVREGGKLILGPRLPVKDLRGEADTTLADALGLSVTGEQKGNLFKEDGADQWVQGPIQTYATEAKARTRAELPSGAGAVHTRVGRGEALVVGFGLPHVFDHFRDWVRDWAKGLGLTPQVVCEPWDIQAVLRCNGEYGFLFVFNYHFTERKAAVSLPRPGGNGRWRLPATGTLPLAPLSGAVLPLNIPLDRNVRLVYATAEVLDAVVRGRKAKLVFATLPGAKYQARIALPAKPRVSVAGGKSTAAWSAGEARLDFEAEGAETEIQLTW